A region of Pempheris klunzingeri isolate RE-2024b chromosome 15, fPemKlu1.hap1, whole genome shotgun sequence DNA encodes the following proteins:
- the tcea1 gene encoding transcription elongation factor A protein 1 isoform X2, giving the protein MGKKEEEEIIRIAKKMDKMAQKKNGAGALDLLKELRSVPMTLELLQSTRIGMSVNAIRKQSTDEEVTSLAKSLIKSWKKLLDEPGGGDKPSEEKRKEQTTPVVSPSQGSPEAKEESSSSNSSSKSEPSEVTTNTLINTFPRAPSTSDSIRLKCREMIASALQTGDDYIAIGADCDELGAQVEECIFQEFKNTDMKYKNRVRSRISNLKDMKNPNLRRTVLCGSVTPERIAKMTAEEMASDELKEMRKNLTKEAVRDHQMATTGGTQTDLFTCGKCKGKCCTYTQVQTRSADEPMTTFVFCNECGNRWKFC; this is encoded by the exons GCTGGAGCTTTGGACCTATTGAAGGAGCTGCGCAGTGTCCCCATGACTCTGGAGTTGCTTCAG TCTACCAGAATTGGGATGTCCGTTAACGCTATCCGCAAGCAGAGCACAGACGAGGAGGTGACCTCCCTAGCCAAGTCCTTGATCAAATCATGGAAGAAGCTTTTGG ATGAGCCTGGTGGTGGAGATAAACCctcagaagaaaagaggaaagaacaaACGACACCTGTTGTTTCTCCATCGCAGGGAAGCCCAGAGGCGAAAGAAGAAAG CTCCAGCAGTAACTCCAGCAGCAAGAGCGAGCCCAGTGAAGTTACAACCAACACATTAATCAACACCTTTCCTCGTGCCCCAAGCACCAGTGACTCCATCAGGCTCAAATGCAGAGAGATGATTGCCAGTGCTCTGCAGACTGGAG ATGATTATATTGCTATTGGTGCTGATTGTGATGAACTTGGAGCACAGGTTGAGGAAT GCATCTTCCAAGAGTTTaagaacacagacatgaaatatAAGAACCGAGTGCGGAGCCGAATCTCGAATCTGAAGGACATGAAGAACCCGAATTTAAGGAGGACTGTGCTATGTGGGAGCGTAACTCCCGAGCGGATAGCCAAGATGACTGCAGAG GAAATGGCCAGTGATGAGCtgaaagaaatgagaaagaatTTGACCAAAGAGGCTGTCAGGGACCACCAGATGGCCACCACCGGAGGCACTCAGACCGATCTATTCACCTGTGGCAAGTGCAAGGGCAAATGCTGCACCTACACACAG GTTCAAACTCGCAGTGCTGATGAGCCAATGACCACGTTTGTCTTCTGCAATGAATGCGGAAATAGATGGAAG TTCTGCTGA
- the atp6v1h gene encoding V-type proton ATPase subunit H — MDIRGAVDAAVPTNIIAAKAAEVRANLVNWQSYLQSQMISAEDCEFIKKFEVANTEEKQAILTNEGHQCAKTFLNLMAHISKEQTVQYILTLIDDTLQENHQRVNIFFDYAKKTKNTAWSYFLPMLNRQDLFTVHMAARIIAKLAAWGRDLMEGSDLNYYFNWIKSQLSSQNLHGTGPETGSGAGTISPSESSQYVQCVAGCLQLMLRVNEYRFAWVEADGVNCITAVLSNKCGFQLQYQMIFCVWLLAFSPQLCEQLRRYNVVPALSDILQESVKEKVTRIILAAFRNLLEKSAERETRQEYALAMIQCKVLKQLENLEQQKYDDEDITEDIKFLLERLGESVQDLSSFDEYSSELKSGRLEWSPVHKSEKFWRENAVRLNEKNYELLKILTRLLEVSDDPQVIAVAAHDIGEYVRHYPRGKRVIEQLGGKQLVMNHMHHEDQLVRYNALLAVQKLMVHNWEYLGRQLQSTDQQQAPAVAARS, encoded by the exons ATGGATATCCGCGGGGCTGTAGACGCTGCAGTCCCCACCAACATCATTGCTGCAAAGGCAGCTGAGGTGCGGGCCAATCTCGTCAATTGGCAGTCCTACCTGCA GAGTCAGATGATCTCAGCAGAGGACTGTGAATTCATCAAGAAATTTGAGGTGGCGAACACTGAGGAGAAACAAGCCATTCTGACTAATGAAGGACATCAG TGTGCAAAGACCTTTCTGAACCTGATGGCCCACATCTCCAAGGAGCAGACAGTCCAGTACATCCTGACTCTGATTGATGACACTCTGCAG GAGAACCATCAGCGGGTGAACATCTTCTTTGACTACGCCAAAAAGACGAAGAACACCGCCTGGTCCTACTTCCTTCCAATGCTGAATCGTCAGGACCTTTTTACTGTCCACATG GCGGCGAGGATCATTGCTAAGCTGGCTGCCTGGGGCCGTGATCTGATGGAGGGAAGTGATCTGAACTACTACTTCAACTGGATCAAAAGCCAACTCAGTTCACAG AACCTACATGGTACAGGTCCAGAAACAGGCTCTGGAGCAGGAACTATTTCCCCCAGTGAA AGCTCTCAGTATGTCCAGTGCGTGGCTGGGTGCCTTCAGCTCATGCTGAGGGTCAATGAGTATAGGTTTGCCTGGGTGGAGGCTGATGGAGTCAATTG catCACAGCGGTGCTGAGCAACAAGTGTGGCTTCCAGCTCCAGTACCAGATGATCTTCTGTGTTTGGCTCCTGGCCTTCAGCCCGCAGCTCTGTGAGCAATTGAGACGCTACAACGTGGTGCCAGCCCTGTCCGACATCCTCCAGGAGTCTGTTAAGGAGAAGGTCACTCGAATCATCCTGGCTGCCTTCAGG AATCTTCTGGAGAAGTCCGCAGAGAGGGAGACTCGTCAGGAGTACGCCTTGGCCATGATTCAGTGCAAGGTGCTGAAGCAACTCGAGAACCTCGAGCAGCAGAAGTACGACGACGAGGACATCACTGAGGACATTAAGTTCCTGCTGGAGAGGTTGGGAGAAAGTGTGCAGGATCTCAG cTCATTTGATGAATATAGCTCAGAACTCAAGTCCGGCCGCCTGGAATGGAGTCCAGTACACAAGTCTGAGAAGTTCTGGCGTGAGAACGCTGTCCGCCTGAACGAGAAGAACTATGAGCTCCTGAA GATCTTGACGAGGCTGTTGGAGGTGTCTGATGATCCTCAAGTCATAGCAGTGGCAGCTCATGACATTGGAGAGTATGTGCGACATTATCCACGTGGCAAACG GGTGATCGAGCAGCTGGGTGGAAAACAGCTGGTGATGAATCACATGCACCACGAGGACCAGCTAGTCCGTTACAACGCCCTGCTGGCTGTACAGAAGCTCATGGTCCATAACTG
- the rgs20 gene encoding regulator of G-protein signaling 20, with translation MPCARVVRQWEIRPTSALWGIRRTRALMWQRIRGLARACRHGVGYPVNYNDPVQEEQEMVCLEPMGSERMEMRKRQMSVQQESAAGGTAPAQQGQPGQANPRGSNACCFCWCCCCSCSWNEDRDDRNRKASYDVKEGTSDCEDCPKPTLEEVRSWGLSFDKLMCCPAGRNSFRQFLRTEFSEENMLFWLACEEFSNEANKSVIEEKARIIYEDYISILSPKEVSLDSRVRESINRNMLEPNSQTFNDAQLQIYTLMQRDSYPRYMNSPAYKNLLNTLSEQPPES, from the exons ATGCCATGTGCTAGAGTGGTGAGGCAGTGGGAGATCAGGCCCACGTCTGCTCTGTGGGGGATCAGACGCACCAGGGCCCTGATGTGGCAGCGGATACGGGGACTGGCCCGGGCCTGCCGGCATGGTGTGGGATACCCAGTGAACTACAATGACCCGGTCCAAGAGGAACAGGAGATGGTGTGCCTTGAG CCCATGGGATCAGAGCGGATGGAGATGCGAAAGAGGCAGATGTCGGTGCAGCAGGAGTCGGCAGCGGGTGGAACTGCACCGGCCCAGCAGGGCCAGCCGGGCCAGGCCAACCCACGGGGCTCAAATGCATGTTGcttctgctggtgctgctgctgtagctgttcCTG GAACGAAGACCGGGATGATAGAAACCGAAAGGCCTCTTATGACGTCAAGGAAGGGACCTCAGACTGTGAAGACTG TCCTAAGCCCACGCTGGAGGAGGTGCGCTCATGGGGCCTGTCGTTTGACAAGCTGATGTGTTGCCCAGCGGGGAGGAACTCCTTCCGACAGTTTCTCCGCACAGAGTTCAGCGAGGAGAACATGCTCTTCTGGTTAGCCTGTGAGGAGTTCAGCAATGAGGCCAATAAGAGTGTGATAGAGGAGAAGGCTCGGATCATCTACGAGGACTACATCTCCATTCTCTCGCCTAAAGAG GTGAGCCTTGACTCCCGCGTGCGTGAGTCGATCAACAGGAACATGCTGGAGCCCAACTCACAGACGTTCAACGATGCCCAGTTGCAGATCTACACTCTAATGCAAAGAGACTCGTATCCCCGCTACATGAACTCCCCAGCCTACAAAAACCTGCTCAACACTCTGTCAGAGCAGCCCCCTGAATCTTAG
- the tcea1 gene encoding transcription elongation factor A protein 1 isoform X1 — translation MGKKEEEEIIRIAKKMDKMAQKKNGAGALDLLKELRSVPMTLELLQSTRIGMSVNAIRKQSTDEEVTSLAKSLIKSWKKLLDEPGGGDKPSEEKRKEQTTPVVSPSQGSPEAKEESSSSSNSSSKSEPSEVTTNTLINTFPRAPSTSDSIRLKCREMIASALQTGDDYIAIGADCDELGAQVEECIFQEFKNTDMKYKNRVRSRISNLKDMKNPNLRRTVLCGSVTPERIAKMTAEEMASDELKEMRKNLTKEAVRDHQMATTGGTQTDLFTCGKCKGKCCTYTQVQTRSADEPMTTFVFCNECGNRWKFC, via the exons GCTGGAGCTTTGGACCTATTGAAGGAGCTGCGCAGTGTCCCCATGACTCTGGAGTTGCTTCAG TCTACCAGAATTGGGATGTCCGTTAACGCTATCCGCAAGCAGAGCACAGACGAGGAGGTGACCTCCCTAGCCAAGTCCTTGATCAAATCATGGAAGAAGCTTTTGG ATGAGCCTGGTGGTGGAGATAAACCctcagaagaaaagaggaaagaacaaACGACACCTGTTGTTTCTCCATCGCAGGGAAGCCCAGAGGCGAAAGAAGAAAG CAGCTCCAGCAGTAACTCCAGCAGCAAGAGCGAGCCCAGTGAAGTTACAACCAACACATTAATCAACACCTTTCCTCGTGCCCCAAGCACCAGTGACTCCATCAGGCTCAAATGCAGAGAGATGATTGCCAGTGCTCTGCAGACTGGAG ATGATTATATTGCTATTGGTGCTGATTGTGATGAACTTGGAGCACAGGTTGAGGAAT GCATCTTCCAAGAGTTTaagaacacagacatgaaatatAAGAACCGAGTGCGGAGCCGAATCTCGAATCTGAAGGACATGAAGAACCCGAATTTAAGGAGGACTGTGCTATGTGGGAGCGTAACTCCCGAGCGGATAGCCAAGATGACTGCAGAG GAAATGGCCAGTGATGAGCtgaaagaaatgagaaagaatTTGACCAAAGAGGCTGTCAGGGACCACCAGATGGCCACCACCGGAGGCACTCAGACCGATCTATTCACCTGTGGCAAGTGCAAGGGCAAATGCTGCACCTACACACAG GTTCAAACTCGCAGTGCTGATGAGCCAATGACCACGTTTGTCTTCTGCAATGAATGCGGAAATAGATGGAAG TTCTGCTGA